In one Brassica oleracea var. oleracea cultivar TO1000 chromosome C9, BOL, whole genome shotgun sequence genomic region, the following are encoded:
- the LOC106319110 gene encoding F-box/LRR-repeat protein 3-like, whose translation MPLSPSILSVLSEDLLVRVYGFLDPPCRKKWRLVSKEFHRVDSLSRTSIRILRVEFLPALLSNYPNLSSLDLSVCPKLDDDVVLRLASHGAVSIKSLNLSRATALRARGLETLARLCRGLERVDVSHCWGFGDREAAALSVAAGLREVRMDKCLSLSDVGLARIVLGCSNLSKISLKWCMEISDLGIDLLCKKCKDLRSLDVSYLKITNDSIRSIALLPKLEVLEMVNCPLVDDDGLQYLENGCPSLQEIDVTRCERVSLSGVVSIVRGHPDLQHLKASHCVSEVSLSFLHNIKALKHLKTLWIDGARVSDSSLLTLSSSCRSLTDIGVSKCVGVTDIGVVGLARNCINLKTLNLACCGFVTDAAISAVAQSCRNLETLKLESCHMITEKGLQSLGCYSKDLQELDLTDCYGVNDRGLEYISKCSNLLRLKLGLCTNISDKGMFHIGSKCSKLLELDLYRCGGFGDDGLAAISRGCKSLNRLIISYCGELTDAGVEQTRQLEHLSHLELRGLKNITGAGLAAVACGCKKLDYLDLKKCENIDDSGFWALAYFARNLRQINLCYCSVSDTALCMLMSNLSRVQDVDLVNLNRVTVEGSEFALRACCNRLKKLKLFAPLRFLLSSELLEMLHARGCRIRWD comes from the exons ATGCCGCTGTCTCCATCCATTTTATCGGTTTTGTCGGAAGATCTTCTCGTTCGCGTCTACGGGTTCCTAGACCCGCCCTGTCGGAAAAAATGGCGACTCGTCAGCAAAGAGTTTCACCGAGTCGACTCACTGAGCCGCACATCGATCCGAATCCTCCGAGTCGAGTTCCTCCCCGCGCTTCTCTCCAACTACCCGAACCTCTCCTCCCTCGACCTCTCCGTCTGCCCCAAACTCGACGACGACGTCGTTCTGCGCCTAGCGTCCCACGGCGCCGTTTCGATAAAGTCGCTGAACCTGAGCCGCGCCACCGCGCTCCGAGCCAGGGGACTGGAGACGCTGGCTCGCTTGTGCCGAGGCCTCGAGCGAGTCGACGTGTCTCACTGCTGGGGGTTCGGAGATAGGGAAGCGGCGGCGCTTTCCGTCGCGGCGGGGCTGAGGGAGGTGAGGATGGACAAGTGCTTGAGCCTAAGCGACGTCGGATTGGCGAGGATCGTCCTCGGATGTAGTAATCTGAGCAAGATTAGTTTGAAGTGGTGTATGGAGATCTCTGATCTTGGGATCGATCTTCTCTGTAAGAAATGCAAAGACTTGAGATCTCTCGACGTCTCCTATCTTAAG ATCACGAATGATTCGATCCGGTCCATAGCTTTACTGCCAAAGCTCGAGGTTTTAGAGATGGTGAACTGTCCGTTGGTAGATGATGATGGGTTACAGTATCTTGAGAATGGTTGTCCTTCATTACAG GAGATTGATGTCACAAGGTGTGAGCGTGTGAGTTTGTCTGGCGTTGTCTCCATTGTCAGAGGCCATCCTGATCTTCAACACCTGAAAGCCAGTCACTGTGTATCG GAAGTATCTCTGAGCTTCTTACATAACATCAAAGCTTTGAAGCATCTCAAGACACTATGGATCGATGGAGCTCGTGTCTCTGACTCCTCTCTCTTAACCTTAAGCTCTAGCTGTAGATCCTTAACAGATATCGGAGTGAGCAAATGTGTGGGTGTGACGGATATTGGAGTGGTGGGACTTGCACGCAACTGCATAAACCTGAAAACCCTAAACCTAGCGTGCTGCGGGTTTGTGACTGATGCAGCCATATCTGCGGTAGCTCAGTCTTGCCGCAATCTGGAGACTCTTAAGTTAGAGTCTTGTCATATGATAACCGAGAAAGGTCTTCAATCTCTCGGATGTTACTCCAAGGATCTTCAAGAACTCGATCTTACCGACTGTTATGGCGTCAATGACAGAG GGCTAGAATATATCTCAAAGTGTTCGAATCTCCTAAGATTGAAACTTGGCCTCTGCACAAATATCTCAGACAAAGGGATGTTTCATATCGGTTCCAAATGTTCCAAGCTTCTAGAACTTGATCTATACCG TTGTGGTGGTTTTGGAGATGACGGTTTAGCAGCTATATCACGAGGTTGCAAGAGCTTGAACCGGCTCATTATATCGTACTGCGGTGAGCTAACAGACGCAGGGGTTGAACAAACCCGTCAGCTAGAACATCTAAGTCACCTTGAACTTCGAGGGCTAAAGAATATAACCGGTGCTGGTCTAGCTGCAGTTGCGTGCGGCTGCAAGAAATTGGATTACTTGGACCTCAAGAAGTGCGAGAACATCGATGACTCAGGCTTCTGGGCGCTTGCTTACTTCGCAAGAAACCTAAGACAG ATAAACTTGTGCTATTGCTCGGTTTCTGATACGGCTCTATGCATGTTAATGAGCAATCTGAGTCGGGTTCAAGACGTTGACTTAGTCAACCTGAACCGTGTGACTGTGGAAGGGTCTGAGTTTGCTCTAAGAGCCTGTTGCAATAGGCTCAAGAAGCTTAAACTTTTCGCTCCTCTCAGATTCTTGCTCTCATCTGAATTGCTTGAGATGCTTCATGCTCGTGGTTGCCGCATTAGATGGGACTGA
- the LOC106313319 gene encoding probable protein phosphatase 2C 73 isoform X1 gives MGFFSSMFSGFARSFSIKKVKNNNGTSDAKEAADEMARDAKKKEKILKSCGYVYADGSNNSASVFSKRGEKGVNQDCAIVWEGFGCQEDMIFCGIFDGHGPWGHYVAKHVRNSMPSSLLCNWQKSLAQATLLDPELDLEGSNKKLSRFDIWKHSYLKTCASVDQELEHHRKIDSYYSGTTALTIVRQGEVIYISNVGDSRAVLATVSDEGSLVAVQLTLDFKPNLPQEKERILGCKGRVFCLKDEPGVHRVWQPDAETPGLAMSRAFGDYCIKDYGLVSVPEVTQRHISAKDHFIILASDGIWDVISNQEAIEIVSLTTERPKAAKKLVEQAVRAWKKKKRGIAMDDMSVVCLFLHSSSSSLSQHVHHATSFK, from the exons ATGGGATTTTTTTCGTCGATGTTCAGTGGGTTTGCTCGATCTTTCTCGATCAAGAAAGTGAAGAACAATAATGGAACTAGCGACGCTAAGGAAGCTGCTGATGAGATGGCGAGAGATGCCAAGAAGAAGGAGAAGATTCTGAAATCATGTGGTTACGTTTATGCAGACGGTTCTAATAACTCGGCCTCTGTTTTCTCTAAACGAGGAGAAAAAGGCGTTAACCAGGACTGTGCAATAGTTTGGGAG GGATTTGGGTGCCAAGAAGACATGATTTTCTGCGGAATATTCGATGGACATGGACCATGGGGTCACTATGTAGCCAAACATGTAAGAAACTCAATGCCTTCGTCGCTTCTTTGCAACTGGCAAAAGAGTCTTGCTCAAGCCACACTATTAGACCCCGAGCTAGACCTCGAAGGCTCCAATAAAAAGCTCTCAAGATTTGACATATGGAAACATTCCTATCTCAAGACATGTGCATCAGTTGATCAAGAGCTTGAACATCACCGCAAGATAGATTCTTACTACAGTGGCACAACCGCTCTAACTATTGTCAGACAG GGTGAAGTTATTTATATATCAAATGTAGGCGATTCGCGAGCGGTACTAGCCACGGTTTCTGATGAAGGAAGCTTGGTTGCTGTTCAGCTCACACTCGATTTCAAACCTAATCTGCCTC AGGAGAAGGAGCGGATACTCGGATGCAAAGGGAGGGTTTTCTGTCTGAAAGATGAGCCTGGAGTCCACCGTGTGTGGCAACCAGATGCAGAAACACCTGGGCTTGCAATGTCGAGAGCGTTCGGAGACTATTGTATCAAAGACTATGGATTGGTCTCAGTCCCTGAAGTTACTCAAAGACATATCTCTGCTAAAGATCACTTCATTATCTTGGCTAGTGATGGG ATATGGGATGTGATCTCAAACCAAGAAGCTATAGAGATCGTTTCTTTGACCACTGAGCGGCCTAAGGCGGCTAAGAAGTTAGTTGAGCAAGCGGTTCGGGCTTGGAAGAAGAAGAAACGAGGAATCGCCATGGACGATATGTCCGTGGTCTGCCTCTTTCTCCATTCGTCATCGTCATCTCTCTCACAACATGTTCATCATGCCACGTCTTTTAAGTAA
- the LOC106313319 gene encoding probable protein phosphatase 2C 73 isoform X2, which translates to MARDAKKKEKILKSCGYVYADGSNNSASVFSKRGEKGVNQDCAIVWEGFGCQEDMIFCGIFDGHGPWGHYVAKHVRNSMPSSLLCNWQKSLAQATLLDPELDLEGSNKKLSRFDIWKHSYLKTCASVDQELEHHRKIDSYYSGTTALTIVRQGEVIYISNVGDSRAVLATVSDEGSLVAVQLTLDFKPNLPQEKERILGCKGRVFCLKDEPGVHRVWQPDAETPGLAMSRAFGDYCIKDYGLVSVPEVTQRHISAKDHFIILASDGIWDVISNQEAIEIVSLTTERPKAAKKLVEQAVRAWKKKKRGIAMDDMSVVCLFLHSSSSSLSQHVHHATSFK; encoded by the exons ATGGCGAGAGATGCCAAGAAGAAGGAGAAGATTCTGAAATCATGTGGTTACGTTTATGCAGACGGTTCTAATAACTCGGCCTCTGTTTTCTCTAAACGAGGAGAAAAAGGCGTTAACCAGGACTGTGCAATAGTTTGGGAG GGATTTGGGTGCCAAGAAGACATGATTTTCTGCGGAATATTCGATGGACATGGACCATGGGGTCACTATGTAGCCAAACATGTAAGAAACTCAATGCCTTCGTCGCTTCTTTGCAACTGGCAAAAGAGTCTTGCTCAAGCCACACTATTAGACCCCGAGCTAGACCTCGAAGGCTCCAATAAAAAGCTCTCAAGATTTGACATATGGAAACATTCCTATCTCAAGACATGTGCATCAGTTGATCAAGAGCTTGAACATCACCGCAAGATAGATTCTTACTACAGTGGCACAACCGCTCTAACTATTGTCAGACAG GGTGAAGTTATTTATATATCAAATGTAGGCGATTCGCGAGCGGTACTAGCCACGGTTTCTGATGAAGGAAGCTTGGTTGCTGTTCAGCTCACACTCGATTTCAAACCTAATCTGCCTC AGGAGAAGGAGCGGATACTCGGATGCAAAGGGAGGGTTTTCTGTCTGAAAGATGAGCCTGGAGTCCACCGTGTGTGGCAACCAGATGCAGAAACACCTGGGCTTGCAATGTCGAGAGCGTTCGGAGACTATTGTATCAAAGACTATGGATTGGTCTCAGTCCCTGAAGTTACTCAAAGACATATCTCTGCTAAAGATCACTTCATTATCTTGGCTAGTGATGGG ATATGGGATGTGATCTCAAACCAAGAAGCTATAGAGATCGTTTCTTTGACCACTGAGCGGCCTAAGGCGGCTAAGAAGTTAGTTGAGCAAGCGGTTCGGGCTTGGAAGAAGAAGAAACGAGGAATCGCCATGGACGATATGTCCGTGGTCTGCCTCTTTCTCCATTCGTCATCGTCATCTCTCTCACAACATGTTCATCATGCCACGTCTTTTAAGTAA
- the LOC106317543 gene encoding uncharacterized protein LOC106317543, translating to MSKDLPRIMPVSTSTSCMFRVSLCQKIKQPNTPEKTRRKNQKKTYKKKMKDEKGKRGFIRPGLVFPVKKITSVISGAFRRKKTLKVENREQRDDSEKETTEAAKTMAVVKTKPKHYLLQKKSFWGSARIGLKILIIGQRLKTRRRKRSVSFSEGNGDEELCKKRILMGERCKPINRSGVLQYDGDGILVPEP from the coding sequence ATGAGCAAGGATTTGCCAAGGATAATGCCTGTGTCCACATCCACATCGTGCATGTTTAGGGTTTCACTGTGTCAAAAGATCAAACAACCTAATACACCAGAGAAAACCAGGAGGAAGAACCAGAAGAAAACATACAAGAAGAAGATGAAAGACGAGAAAGGAAAGAGAGGTTTCATCAGACCCGGGTTGGTGTTTCCAGTTAAGAAGATTACTTCTGTAATTTCCGGTGCTTTCAGACGCAAGAAAACACTCAAAGTTGAAAACAGAGAACAGAGAGATGATTCTGAAAAAGAGACTACTGAAGCTGCTAAGACCATGGCTGTTGTTAAAACAAAACCTAAGCATTACTTACTTCAGAAGAAGAGTTTTTGGGGAAGCGCAAGAATTGGACTGAAGATACTCATCATAGGGCAAAGATTGAAGACGAGGAGAAGAAAAAGAAGCGTAAGCTTCAGCGAGGGTAATGGAGATGAGGAGCTATGCAAGAAGAGAATACTAATGGGTGAAAGATGCAAACCGATAAACCGGTCAGGTGTTTTGCAGTATGATGGTGATGGGATTCTTGTCCCCGAGCCATGA
- the LOC106316588 gene encoding kinesin-4-like, whose translation MESNDFPLSVVSIVEDVLQHYSTRSNDAGSLLPRKLEESSLRRYEAAAWLRETLGVSSGRDFPAEPSEEDFRLGLRSGIVLCNVLNKVNPGSVSKVVEAPDDVADGAALSAFQYFENIRNFLVAVEEMGLPSFEASDMEKGGKSIRIVNCILALKSYSEWKLKGGTGPFRYGSNMKNNFGSRKPFLRKSSEPFMSSMSRTDQPLCSDVGQGDPRSINALVRSFISDRKPEDIPSVVESVLNKVMEEVQQRLSIHNEMMKSSSKTIPEDVSSCEETVVPSEQQCEARQQEEAEENSPSKVVEEKIQRIDSEHYEEQEILLIQQKHIHELKHTLNNTKAGMQLLQKKYQEDFFHLGNHVNGLAHAATGYKRVLEENRKLYNLVQDLKGNIRVYCRVRPFLPGEPTALSTVEHIDEGTITIRVPSKYGKEGHKPFMFNKVFGSSATQEEVFSDMQPLVRSVLDGYNVCIFAYGQTGSGKTFTMTGPKELTEESLGVNYRALADLFLLSNQRKDTTSYQISVQMLEIYNEQVRDLLATDGQTKRLEIRNNSQNGINVPEASLMPVSSTDDVIQLMDLGQMNRAVSSTAMNDRSSRSHSCVTVHVQGRDLTSGTIIHGSMHLVDLAGSERVDKSEVTGDRLKEAQHINKSLSALGDVISSLSQKTSHVPYRNSKLTQLLQDSLGGSAKTLMFVHVSPEADTLGEAISTLKFAERVGSVELGAARVNKDNSEVKELKEQIINLKMALARKGNGNDAEPTSLPHNPERVSRRRSLETPSVRPRLPTIGNALSNLRQPFSDTASSRRHTLDLHELMRRRQSLNANEEDRESKSGEWTDKQDFEVQSITDNESDEGVASDCSDSDLLWRLNVQVNEPRVSNKQSSANSKPKKVQTRTTKPSETRSLIPSLIPAPSKRTPNTVTSQPQQQRVTRDGKRRLSLGK comes from the exons ATGGAGTCCAATGATTTTCCCTTATCCGTAGTATCCATCGTTGAAGATGTTCTTCAACATTATAGTACCCGATCAAACGACGCTGGATCGCTATTACCCCGGAAACTCGAAGAATCTT CTTTACGAAGATACGAAGCTGCTGCATGGCTTAGAGAAACGCTCGGAGTTTCTAGCGGTAGAGACTTCCCCGCCGAACCTTCTGAAGAAGATTTTAGGCTTGGGTTGCGAAGTGGGATCGTTCTTTGTAATGTTCTTAACAAAGTTAATCCTGGCTCAGTCTCAAAG GTTGTTGAAGCACCGGATGATGTTGCAGATGGAGCTGCACTCTCTGCTTTTCAGTACTTTGAAAACATTAGGAACTTTTTAGTTGCTGTTGAGGAAATGGGTTTGCCATCTTTTGAAGCTTCTGACATGGAGAAG GGAGGAAAGTCTATTAGGATAGTGAACTGCATACTTGCACTTAAGTCTTACAGCGAGTGGAAACTGAAAGGTGGAACTGGTCCGTTTAGGTATGGTTCCAACATGAAGAATAATTTTGGATCGAGGAAACCTTTTCTGAGGAAAAGTTCTGAGCCGTTCATGAGTTCCATGTCAAGAACTGATCAACCTCTGTGTTCTGATGTTGGGCAA GGAGATCCTAGATCTATTAACGCGCTTGTTCGATCATTTATATCAGACAGAAAGCCTGAAGATATTCCTAGT GTTGTAGAGTCTGTGTTGAACAAAGTAATGGAAGAAGTACAGCAGCGGTTGTCAATCCACAATGAAATG ATGAAATCAAGTTCAAAGACTATTCCAGAAGATGTTTCATCCTGCGAGGAGACAGTGGTACCGTCTGAGCAGCAGTGTGAGGCAAGACAACAAGAGGAAGCAGAAGAAAACAGTCCATCAAAGGTCGTAGAAGAAAAGATTCAAAGGATAGATTCTGAACACTACGAAGAACAAGAGATTCTTCTAATTCAACAAAAGCACATCCAT GAGTTGAAGCATACTTTAAACAATACCAAAGCTGGAATGCAATTACTACAGAAGAAGTATCAAGAAGACTTCTTTCACCTAG GCAATCATGTAAACGGTTTAGCTCACGCGGCTACGGGATACAAAAGGGTTCTTGAAGAAAACCGCAAATTGTACAACCTAGTGCAGGACCTAAAAG GGAATATACGAGTGTACTGTCGAGTTAGGCCATTCTTGCCTGGGGAACCAACTGCTTTGAGTACCGTGGAACACATAGACGAAGGGACTATCACAATCAGAGTTCCATCAAAGTATGGGAAAGAAGGACACAAACCATTCATGTTCAACAAAGTCTTTGGTTCTTCTGCAACACAAG AGGAAGTGTTTTCAGACATGCAGCCTTTGGTACGGTCGGTTCTTGATGGCTACAATGTCTGCATCTTTGCTTACGGCCAAACCGGGTCCGGGAAAACTTTTACCATG ACAGGGCCTAAGGAACTGACTGAAGAAAGCCTAGGTGTGAACTACAGGGCACTGGCGGATCTGTTTCTTCTATCAAACCAAAGAAAAGACACAACCAGCTACCAAATCTCGGTTCAGATGCTTGAAATTTATAACGAGCAAGTCAGAGATCTACTTGCCACAGATGGCCAAACTAAAAG GTTGGAGATCAGAAACAACTCTCAAAATGGAATTAACGTTCCGGAAGCAAGTCTAATGCCTGTCTCATCGACGGATGACGTTATACAGTTGATGGATCTAGGACAAATGAACCGTGCAGTGAGCTCAACAGCTATGAATGACAGGAGTAGTAGATCTCACAGCTGTGTGACTGTTCATGTTCAAGGCAGAGACCTCACGTCTGGAACTATCATCCATGGTTCCATGCATCTGGTTGATCTTGCAGGAAGCGAGAGAGTGGACAAGTCAGAGGTGACTGGAGACAGGCTGAAGGAGGCTCAACACATCAATAAGTCACTCTCGGCTCTTGGCGATGTGATCTCTTCGCTTTCTCAGAAGACTTCCCATGTGCCTTACAGGAATAGTAAACTCACTCAGCTGCTTCAGGACTCCCTCG GTGGATCAGCCAAGACGCTTATGTTTGTACACGTTAGTCCAGAAGCTGATACTCTTGGAGAAGCTATTAGCACTCTGAAGTTTGCTGAACGAGTGGGGAGTGTTGAGCTAGGCGCTGCTCGTGTGAACAAAGATAACTCAGAGGTCAAGGAGCTTAAGGAGCAG ATTATTAATCTTAAAATGGCTCTAGCAAGAAAAGGAAATGGTAATGATGCAGAACCAACCTCTCTACCACACAACCCTGAGAGAGTATCAAGAAGAAGATCACTTGAAACACCTTCCGTGCGACCCAGGCTTCCTACCATTGGAAACGCACTAAGCAACCTTAGGCAGCCTTTTAGCGATACCGCATCTTCAAGAAGACACACCTTAGACCTCCATGAGTTAATGAGGCGGAGGCAATCACTCAACGCGAATGAAGAGGATAGAGAATCTAAGTCAGGGGAGTGGACAGACAAACAAGATTTCGAAGTGCAGAGTATTACAGATAACGAATCTGATGAAGGCGTAGCAAGTGACTGCTCAGATTCTGATTTGTTGTGGCGATTGAACGTTCAAGTGAATGAGCCTAGAGTTTCTAATAAACAAAGTTCAGCAAACTCTAAGCCGAAGAAAGTTCAGACAAGAACTACCAAACCCTCAGAAACCAG AAGTTTGATTCCATCTCTGATCCCAGCACCAAGTAAGAGAACTCCTAACACCGTGACTTCACAGCCGCAGCAGCAGCGAGTAACCAGAGATGGAAAACGCAGATTGAGTTTAGGCAAGTGA